A window of the Procambarus clarkii isolate CNS0578487 chromosome 77, FALCON_Pclarkii_2.0, whole genome shotgun sequence genome harbors these coding sequences:
- the LOC123762228 gene encoding uncharacterized protein isoform X2, whose product MTLGEEAEQVFAYLSRYNSTTKNMLKAERTEELTEGAVFWNHRKIDGLARALVTRLRKARETEITVSNEIDKLDVQKSLIQEWRSDLQMICKELELNTGTTSKNIKYSIEAVADSIRHRKNLIATDAASSKMRSSLRHRNECDRKKLQGFIKIYNSENSEIQPKIRVESWLF is encoded by the exons atgactttaggggaagaggcagagcaagtgtttgcatacctctcacgatacaactctacaactaaaaacatgctgaaagctg aaagaacagaagaactcacagagggtgcagtcttttggaaccatcgaaaaattgatggactggctcgtgcattagttactcgactcagaaag gccagagagacggaaataacagtttcaaatgagatcgacaaacttgatgttcaaaagtcattgattcaagaatggcgatctgacctacaaatgatttgtaaggagttagagttaaacactggaacaacctcgaagaacataaaatattctatcgaggcagttgcagactctatcaggcatcgcaaaaatctgattgccactgatgcag catccagtaaaatgcgctcttccctccggcacagaaatgagtgtgataggaaaaagcttcaaggcttcataaaaatctacaatagtgaaaactctgaaattcaaccaaaaataagagtggaatcttggctcttttga